The stretch of DNA TTCCTCCGGCGTCAGATAGCCCAGCGAAATATGCGGCCTGACCTGATTGTAATCCAGCCGCCAATCCTCTATTAACTTCCTGGCATGCCCCAGATTGATGAACCAGTGTTCATTCAGGCATTCGTCCCGGAG from Candidatus Margulisiibacteriota bacterium encodes:
- a CDS encoding transposase, producing LRDECLNEHWFINLGHARKLIEDWRLDYNQVRPHISLGYLTPEEFTEKEVAKELACSGNYSNS